The nucleotide window CACTGGGAGCCGTGCTCGCCGGCCGTGATAATCCGGAATCGGCGCAACTGGTCCCGCGCATCGACCAGCGCGTCATGGGCATCGCGAGACCGGCGTGGCATTCGGGGGCATCCGCGGTCTTCCCACAACTGCCGCAGTTCACGGGTGAAGCGGGGCACTGCGGGTGGCAGTGCGGGCATCGCACCCCACAGCTGACACAGGGCCACGTGATCGTAGGCGGCCACCCAGGCCCACAGCTCAATCGGTTCATCACCGTCGATGCCAAGGAACTGCTCGAGATCCTTACGGATCTGGCTGCGTGAGCGCCACAGCTGAGACGCCGGCGGCGGCAGCTTGGGCAGCACATGGGTGCGAACCCAGCTGCCCGCCCGCGCTGGGTCGAACTCCGTTGATACGGCGTAGTATTCCCGGCCGTCCTCGGCGACCACCCCGATCGAGATCAGCTCAATCGTGCGACCGTCCTCGATGAACTCGGTGTCGTAGAAGTACCGCATGGATAGTCAGGGGCGCGGTGTCCGCGTCGCGGATCGGCTGACCCATCCCCCTCTCGGTCTTGGCGCGCACATTCCCGCGCAATCGGTTTGCCGACGGCTTCCCCGACATTCTTACGCGACTTGCACCCCGACCGGACCTTGCCGGTCACCCTGCGGGGGTCGAACTACGCGGGTCCGCCGGCTCCACCGCTGCCACCGTCTCCGCCCTCGCCGCCCGTGCGGCTGTCGTGCGGGCCGCCGGCACTGCCACCGGTACCCGTTTCGCCGGAGCCACCGTGACCGGCACCGCCGGAACCACCCTGGCCGCCGGCACCGCCATCCCCGGAAACATTCGGGACGGCATTGCCGGCATCGCCACCCCTGCCGCCATCGCCGCCATCCCCGCCCTTGCCGCCGCCCTCAAGGACGCCGACGCCGCCGTCCCCACCCCGGCCGCCCGGACCACCATGGCCACCGTTCTTATCGAACGAGTCTCCGCCGACGCCGCCATACCCGCCGTCCCCACCACGGCCGCCTTCGCCGCCGGCCCCGAAGATCCCGTCGCCGCCACGGCCCCCATTGCCGCCCTGACCGCCGTTTGTTCCAGTCGTGGCCCGTGAGCCCGGCGCACCCTGGCCGCCGGCGCCGCCCTCGCCGCCCTGGCCGCCGTTGCCGCCCTGGCCGCCGTCGCCGCCGTTACCACCGTCACCGGTGGTACCGAAGGCGTATCCGCGGCCCCCTTGCCCACCTTTCCCGCCCTGACCGCCGTCACTGGTGACACCGGTGGCACCGTCCGCGCCCGGGCCGGTGGCGCCGGTACCCCCGGAGCCACCGGTGCCGCCGGCGCCCGCATTACCGCCTCGACCACCGTCACCGCCCCTGCCGGCGTCATGGTTGGGGTAGGAGCCGACTCCGGTGCCGCCCTCGCCACCGGTACCGGGCTTGCCGCTGGCACCACCGTTTCCGCCGTCACCACCCTTGCCGTGCGACGAATTCCCGCCTGCTCCACCGTTGCCGCCGGCACCACTCTCCCCGCCGTTGCCGCCATTGCCGGCGTCGCCACCGGGAAGGCGCATCGCGCCATGACCGCCATTGCCTGCGTCGCCGCCCCCACCGCCGTCGCCGCCCCGGCCGCCATCACCGGCAAGCGACCCGCCGTTACCGCCGTTGCCACCCATGCCGCCGGTGCCGCCGTGGCCACCCACGGCGCCGTCGGCGGGCCCCTCAGCCGCGTAAGACTTGCCATCCGCGCCGGGCAAACCAACCGCGCCGGTTCCACCGAGGCCACCCGCACCGCCGTTGCCGACGGCGCCGCCGTTGCCGCCGTCGCCCCCGGCCCGGCCGTTGCCGTCGGCGGTGTAGACGCCGTCCAGACCCTTGCCTCCGCGGCCGCCATTGCCGCCGCTGGTCACGTCCGCGCCCTGGGCGCCGTCCGCGCCGTGGGTGGAGCCGTTGCCGCCCAGCCCCCGAGCCCCGCCCGAACCGGGGTCACCACCGTCGCCACCATTGCCTCCGACACCGTCGTTGACACTGGGATTGCCATTCCCGCCCCGGCCGCCGTCACCGGGTATCCCACCGGTACCGCCATCGCCACCGGCTCCACCACCGCCTTGGCTGCCGCCGTGGAAACCGGCGGCCACCGCGGCACCACCGAGACCACCGTCGCCGCCGCGGCCGCCGTTACCACCATCACCGCCGTCACCGCCGGCTTGGCCATGCCCGCCGGCGACCGCGCCGCTGCCGTTGGCTCCGTTACCGGCGTTGCCGCCGCTACCGGCGTTGCCGCCGCTCCCGCCTGCTCCGCCGTTGCCCGCCCGCGCTCCGCCGGCCCCACCGTCTCCGCCGTTTCCTCCGGCGCCGCCGTTGCCGCCATCGGCGCCGGAGGCACCAGAGTCCGACCCGTCCACGCCGGCCTTGCCGGCCACCCCGTTGCCGCCGTTGCCGCCTGCCCCGCCATTACCGACCAGTCCGCCGTCACCGCCGGCTCCACCGGCGGCCCCGGCAGCACCCGCGACGGTGCCGTTGGCTCCATTGCCGCCGTTACCGCCGTTACCGCCGCTCGTCGGGGTGGCGCCGGCCCCGCCACGCGCACCCAGGATTCCACCCGCGCCGCCGGCACCACCGGCGCCGGGGTTGCCGCCATTGCCGCCGTCACCGCCCTGCCCGCTGTTGGCGGCCATGGCGCCGGCAGCCCCGTTGCCGCCGTTGCCGGCGATCCCGCCGGCTCCACCCGCGCCGCCGGCCGAAAACAGCCCGGTCGCCGCGCCGCCGGCACCGCCGGCGCCCCCATTGCCGCCGTCACCGCCGGCACCGCCGCCGATGACATTTCCGCCTTCCCCGCCAGCCCCCCCGGTGCCGCCGTCACCGCCGGCACCGCCGCCGCCAATCAGCAATCCACCCCGTCCACCGGCGCCGCCGTCGCCGGCGTCGCCGCCCAGCCCACCGGTCCCGAAAAAGCCCTCGGCACCGCCGCCGCCGGCGCCACCATTGCCCCCCTGCCCACCGGCGCCCCATAGGCCCGCGCCGCCACCCACGCCGCCATTACCGCCGGCCCCGCCGGCCACACCGCCGCCGGCCACACCGCCGCCCACACCGCCGTCACCGCCGGCACCGCCGTATCCATACCATTGGCCGCCCAGACCGCCGTTGCCACCGGCACCACCGCTACCGGCGCCCGTGGCACCACCGCCGACACCACCGGCACCGCCGGAACCGATCAGTCCCGCGTTACCACCAAGCCCGCCGGAGCCCGCGTCAAACCCTTGCCCACCGATACCGCCGGCCCCACCGGCACCGATCAACCCGGCGAGCCCTCCTGCTCCACCGGCACCTCCGGTAGCGACGCCCTGCCCGCCGGCGCCTCCGGCGCCGCCGCTGCCGTACACCAACCCACCGCGGCCACCGAAACCACCGGCCGCGCCATTGCCCGAAGCCCCCGCCGTGCCGCCGGCACCCCCGGCGCCGCCGTTGCCGAACAACCCTGCGGCCCCGCCGGCCCCGCCGGCCTGACCGATCCCGCCGGACCCGCCGTTACCGCCGTTGCCCCACAAAATTCCGCCGGCCGAACCATCCTGGCCGGTCCCCGCGGCCCCGTTGGCACCATCGCCGATCAGCGGACGCCCCAGCAACGTCTGGGTGGGCGCATTGATCAGGTTCAGCGCACCTTGCTCCAAGGCTTGCAACGACGACACGCTGGCCGCCTCCGCGCCCGTATAAGCCCCCACAGCCTTCGTCAACGTCCGCGTGAACCCGTCGTGAAACTCCTCCAGCTGCGCGCTGATCGCCTGATAGTCCTGAGCGTGGGTGCCGAACAACGCCGCAATCGCCGCCGAGACCTCATCAGCGCCGGCGGCCAGCATCGCCGTGGTAGAGCCCGCGGCGGCCGCGTTGGCGGCACCGATCGCGGACCCAATACCCGCCACATCAGCAGCCGCCGCTGCCAACGACTCCGGCGACAAGACCAGAAATGACATGGCGGGCCCTCCATCGTCCGTTGCGGCACGCGCATCGGACCCGCTGGACTTGAAAACACCGCCCGAGCGCGATTGCACGCCGACATGCAAACTGTTGACGGGGTTGCGAAATTACCCAGGTCAGCGCGTCGGCGCTACGGCAATGTGCCAACTCCTAGCGACCGACAAAGATGCTCTGTGCACAACTCATCGGCCGCGGGTCCACGATCAGACTGGTTCTGCGGCAACCGACGATGCGGCTTCGGCAAGCTGCTCATACCCGCGAACCCCAACGCGAGCCGCGCCGCAGCGGCAAACCCACACTGAAGTAGCGATTAGGCTGTCTTCGACATGAGTACACGGCAGTCGCCCGAGCCGGGCAGTCGATTCGAGCGGGTCTCGCTTTGGGGCCTGCTCTGGCTGGTAGCCGCCGTGTCATTGGGCTACGCCGCCTGGCGGCTGTTCGGGCACATCCCGTACCGCATCGATATCGACATCTACCAGATGGGCAGCCAGGCCTGGCTGGACGGTCGTCCGCTGTACAGCGGCGACGTGAAATTCCACACACCGATCGGGCTGAACCTGCCCTTCACCTATCCCCCGCTGGCGGCGGTCGTGTTCATCCCGTTCGCCTGGCTGCACATGCCGGCGGCCAGCGTGGCGATCACGCTGTTGACCCTCTTGGTGCTGATCGTGTCTACCGTGGTCGTCCTGAGCGGTCTCGAAGTATGGGCCAGCTCCAGGGCCCTGCCCGGGCCCGGGTGGCTGCGTCGGCTGTGGTTGGCCGTGATGATCGTGGCCCCCGCCACGATCTGGTTGGAACCGATCAGTTCGAACTTCGCATTCGGCCAGATCAACGCGGTGCTAATGACATTGGTGATCCTGGACTGCTTCCCCCGCCGCACGCCCTGGCCACGCGGGCTGCTGCTCGGGTTGGGGATCGCGCTGAAGCTGACCCCGGCGGTGTTCCTGCTCTATTTCCTGCTGCGTCGCGACAACCGGGCGGCGCTGACCGCGGTGGCAAGTTTCGCGGCCGCCACGCTGGCCGGTTTCGCCCTCGCATGGCGCGACTCCTGGGAGTACTGGACCGATACGCTGCAGCACACCGACCGCATCGGTTCCGCCGCTTTGAACACCGACCAGAACATCGCCGGTGCCCTTGCCCGATTGCCCATCGGCGAACACGCAAGCCGGCTGCTGTGGGTCTTGCTGTCCCTTTTGGTGTTGGCGGCGACCATCTGGGCGATGCGGCGAGTGTTGTCAGCGGGTGAGCCGGCCCTGGCCGTCATCTGCGTGGCCTTGTTCGGGTTAGTGGTGTCGCCGGTTTCGTGGTCACACCATTGGGTGTGGATGCTGCCGGCGGTGCTGGTAACCGGAGTACTGGCCTGGCGGCGCCGGAATGCGGCATTGGCCGTCGTCACCGCCACGGGGTTGGCGCTGATGACGTGGACACCGATCGACCTGCTGCCCAAGCACCGGGAGGCTACCGCGGTCTGGTGGCGTCAGCTCGCCGGGATGTCCTATGTGTGGTGGGCGCTGGCGGTCATCGTCGTCGCCGGACTCACAGTTACCGCCCGCATCACAGCGACCAGCCTGCCCGAGCGCGATCTGACCCCGGTGCCGGCCGCAAGCTGACTAGCCCGCGGCCGTTTCGGGGATCCGCGCGGCGTCCGAAGAACCGGGATCTGCACCGTCACCGCCGTCGCCACCGCTTTTGACGCTGGCGGCGTAGATATCGACGTACTCCTGGCCCGAAAGCCCCATCAGCTCGTACATCACCTCATCGGTGACGGCCCGCTCAATGAAGTGGTTGTCGGCCAACCCCTCAAACCGCGAGAAGTCCATTGGTTTACCGAAACGAACTGTGACCCTGCCGAACCGCAACATCTTGCGGCCCGGCGGGTTGACGACGTCGGTGCCGATCATGGCGACCGGGATGACCGGAACGCCCGTGTGCAGGGCCAGCCGCGCCAACCCCGTCTTGCCCTTGTAAAGCCGGCCGTCGGGCGACCGGGTGCCCTCGGGATACATGCCCAGCAGCTTGCCCTGCCCCAGCAGCGACTGTGCGGTTCCCAAGGCGGCCTGCGCGGAGTCGGCATCGGTGCGGTCAATCGGCACCTGACCGGAGACACTGTAGAACCAGCGGTTGATCCAGCCCTTGAGTCCGGTGCCGGTGAAATACTCCGCTTTGGCCAGGAACCAGATCCGGCGGCGCACCACCAGGGGAAGATAGAAACTGTCCGCCACCGCAAGGTGGTTACTGGCCAGCAGCGCCGGTCCCGAACTCGGGATGTTTTCTAGGCCTTCGACTTTCGGGCGGCCGAGGAGAGTGAAGAGCGGGCCCATGAAAATGTACTTGAATAGGTAGTACCACATGGCTTTCCCTCTCAACCACACCGGAATGATGTTTGCGCCAACTGTACCTATCCGCGCAGGGTCCGACCACCTTACACAGAACGCCGGCTCACTCCTGGAGGGTAACCGGGATGGTCTGGTAACGCGATTTCGCGGCGGTCTCTGCGACCCCGTCGTCGGGGGCTGCCTCGCTGCTTACCCCCCCGCCGGGTGGGCCGTCCGGCGGAGGTTTCGCCGATCGGTCGATGTCGTCGACTATGGCGCGAATCACGTTGAGCAGTGCGACGCTGTGGTCACCGATAACCGTCAGCAATGGGTGCTGCTCCCCGCTGACCAACGCCGCTAGCGCGCACACCGGACACCACACCTGCTGACATTTGCCGGCCCCGCCGCCCGATGTCATCGCAGCCGCGGCACGTATCGCGGGGTCGATCCCATCCAGGATCGCCTGTGCAAGCCTGCGCAGTTCGGGACCAATTTCGGCATGAGGCCCGTTCACGTCGGCCACACCTCCGGATTCGGTCGAAATCGAACAGTTAGCTCACTGCCCCGCAGATGCGCGTCGAGGACGACGCACCTCCGCAGTACGGACGCCAACCGAACTCTGCGCCGCATGCCGCCGGCACTGATGATCAAATCGTCCTCCGCACGGCCCAGCGACAACGACTGAGGATCGAGCTGGGGCAACGTCAGCCGCAGACGATATACCGACCCAACACCGGACCCGGACTCGAGGTCGACGATAGGGCGCAACGGACCCGGCGGCGCGACTCCCCGGCGCCGGCGAGCACCGTCAAGCAGACCGCTGAGCGCCTTGGGGCCGATGGGCTCGCCGGCCAAGTGCGGAATTAGCACCAGCGCCACGTCACCGATGGTGGCGTCGAGTTCTTCCAGCACGGCACGCTGCTCGGAGATGCGTTCGGCATACCAGTAGAAAGCCGGGTGGTCGGGCAAACTGCGGTACTCGTAGTTCTCGTCGCGCACCAGAACCTGGTTGACCAGCAGCTCGTCTACCTGGACTCCCATCAGCGCCAACGAACCCAGTGTTCGGGCCGCCTCCGCCGCGACCACCCGCTCGGGGGTGAGGACCAGATGTGCGCTGACCAGTGCTCCGTCGGTCAACAACGCGCTGAGCCGCTCGACGCCAGCGCTGGTGCGTTCCAGCAATTCCACCACCGCGGCCGTGCGGCCATCATCGGTGGCTATGCTCAGCCTGCGGTGCCGCGGCCAGGCCCGCTCCACGTAGAGCGAGAAGGTGGCGGGCAGCGTCAGCATCCGCAGCGCGTCCGCCGTCGAGGCGCAGTCCACCACGACTCGATCCCACCGTCCGCCCGCCGCCAGCTCACCGACGGCATGCAGCCCGAGCACTTCCTGAATTCCGGGCAGTGCCGAGAGTTCTTCGGGGGCAATGCTGCTCAGCTCAGAGTCGGGAAAACGCCGGTCCAGCGTGTCGACGACGTCGCGCCACCGGTCTTCGAGCAAGGCGAGGGTGTCAAGCGCGAGCGCGTCCAGGAAGCCGCCGCCAACCTGATCCTGCCCGGTTTCCAGCTCAGCCAGCACGCGGACGGGCTCGCCGCGACCGGTCGGCGGAACCGCGATACCTAGCACGTCACCCAGCGAGTGTGCCTGGTCGGTGGATACCAGCAACACTCGCTGACCAGCACCGGCGTCACAAACCGCGGTAGCGGCCGCCAGCGTGGATTTTCCTACCCCGCCTTTACCTACAAAAAGACTGATCCGGGCCGGGGTGGGCGCAACGGAATCACTCAGCCCTCGACTCGTTTCTTCAGATCCTTCAACGCACCGTCGATCAGCCTGCGCTCGGCCTTACGCTTGAGCATGCCGATCATCGGGACGGCAAGGTCGACCGCCAGCTGATAAGTGACCTCCGTGCCCGACCCCTTGGGCGCCAAGATGTATGAGCCTTCCAGCGACTTGAGCAGCGAGCTGGATTGGAGCGTCCAGCTCAACGACTGGCGGTCGGCCGGCCACTCGTAGGACATGATCAAGGTGTCTTTGAAAATGGTTGCGTCCATCAGCATCCGCGCCCGTTTCGGGTAACCCTCGTCATCCGCCTCGAGGACTTCGACCTCTTTGTACTCCGAAATCCATTCGGGATAGGACTCGATGTCGGCGATCGCCTTCATCACCTCGCCTGGTTCCGCGTCGATGTAGATCGTCTGCGTCGTCTTGTCCGCCACCTGACTAGTTCCCTCTCCAACGCGGTTGATTCTCGGGAGTATCCGCCTTTCGGCAGAAACGGTACTCTCTTATGCCTACTTGGGGCCCTACCTGACCCGGTTAAACTACCGGAGAAACCCCGATGGGGCGGGTCTCTTCCAGCGTCGTCTTCACCTCGAAAGCCATTTTCTTGCCCGCCGCGCGCCGGCGGTGCGTCATTTTGGCCAAGTTCATCCTGGCCAGCTGCCAGGCGGCCACCCCGGCGGGTTCGGCGTGCAGAAAGTAGTGCAGGACGACGCCGTCTAAGGACGGCTCCAGCCAGACCTCCATCGTGCCGATCAGGGCGCCGGTGACGGCCCACCTAATGCCTTTCTCGGCCCGATCCTCGGTAACCTGCAGCTGCAAATCAGGCCACCACCGGCTCCAGCGGCACCGATCGGCGACGGTGGCGCCGACCCGTGCGCCATCCGCGGCGATATAGGTCTCGTCCGCGATCTGGATGCTGTTCATCGCCACAGCTTCACACACCCGTCTAGGAGCCGGTGGCTCCCCCCGGTCAACACCGGCACACCTTTCGCGATTGGAATGGTGTCTGGACCAGCCGTCTCAATGCTGGGTGAATACCGCGATTAGGCTGTCGATAGGAAGTCTGCCCGCAAAACATCAATTAGTGTCACATCAGGTCGAGCGAGGTCCAACAGAGTGCGCCAGTACAGTGTCCCAGCCCGCTTTTCGGTCGACGAGCGCGACTCCGTCGCAGCCATGGTCTTCGAGCACGAGCGCGATGACCCCGACTTTGTCATCTACCAGCGCCTGATCGACGGAGTCTGGACCGACGTTACCTGTGCCGAGGCCGCCAGCCAGATTCGTTCGGCCGCGCTTGGCTTGATCGGCTTGGGGGTACAGGCCGGAGATCGGGTGTCGATCTTTTCCGCCACTCGATACGAGTGGGCGATCCTCGATCTCGCGATCCTGGCGGTGGGCGCGGTCACCGTGCCCATCTATGAGACATCGTCGGCCGAGCAAGTGCGCTGGGTCTTGCACAACTCAGAAGCCGTGGTGGCGTTTGCCGAGACCGATGCGCACGCTGGAATGATCGCCGAGCTCGCCGGGGAGCTGCCCGCGCTGCGCCGGGTACTACACGTCAACGGGTCGGGCCCCAAGGCGCTCGATCAGCTCGCCGAAGAGGGCGCGGCGGTCGATCCGACCGAGCTCGACGCGCGAATTGCGGGCCTGCGGGCCGAGCACCCGGCAACACTGATCTACACGTCGGGCACCACCGGACGCCCCAAGGGCTGCCAACTCACGCACGCAAATCTGCTTTATGAGATCCGGGGCACTCAGGAGTGTCTGCCCACGCTGCTGCGACCAGGTCAGCGACTGCTGGTCTTCTTGCCGCTGGCTCATGTGCTAGCTCGAGCCCTTACCCTGTCGGCGTTCGCCAGCAAAGTGACCGTTGGCTTTACCAGCGACATCAAGAATCTGCTGCCCATGTTCGCGGTCTTCAAGCCGACGGTAGTGGTTTCGGTGCCAAGGGTTTTCGAAAAGGTCTACAACACCGCGGAGCAGAATGCCGCCAACGACGGCAAGGGGGCGATCTTTAAACTTGCCGCCCAGACCGCGGTCGATTGGAGTCGGGCCTTGGACAGTGGTCGCCCGGGGCTTCTGCTGCGCGCCAAGCACGCCCTGTTTGACCGGCTGGTCTACCACAAGCTTCGTTCGGCTCTGGGCGGCGACTGCCATGCGGCCGTCTCTGGTGGTGCGCCGTTGGGCGCGCGGCTGGGCCACTTCTACCGCGGTGTGGGCCTCACCATCTACGAGGGCTACGGCCTGACCGAGACCAGCGCGGCGATTACGGTCAGCCAGATCGACGCGCTCAAGATCGGTACGGTCGGAAAGCTGGTGCCCGGCAACAGTTTACGGATTGCCGACGATGGAGAGCTACTGGTTCGCGGCGGCGTGGTATTCAGCGGCTATTGGCGCAATGAGCAAGCCACCGACGAGGCGTTCTTCGAGGGTTGGTTCCGAACCGGCGATCTGGGCGCCGTCGACGACGACGGCTTCCTGCGGATCACCGGGCGTAAGAAAGAGCTGATCGTCACCGCGGGCGGCAAGAACGTTGCCCCGGCCGTATTGGAGGACCAGCTGCGAGCGCACCCACTGATCAGCCAGGCGATGGTCGTCGGGGATGCGAAGCCATTCATCGGCGCGCTGATCACCATCGACCCGGAGGCGTTTGTCGGGTGGAAGCAACGCAACAGCAAGGCTGACGACGCCACGGTGGGAGACTTGGCCGAAGATCCCGATCTGGTCGCGGAGGTGGATGCGGCCGTCAAGAACGCCAACCTTTCGGTGTCGCATGCCGAGTCGATCCGTAAGTTCCGGATTCTGCCTGTGGACTTCACCGAGGACACTGGGGAATTGACGCCAACGATGAAGGTCAAGCGCAACGTGGTGGCCGAGAAGTTCGCCACCGAGATCGAGGCGATATACACCCGGGACTAGCTTTCGCGCGGGTTACCCGCGCAACAGGTCTGCCAGCCGGGCGGCCAGCGTATCCCAGCGCCACTCGCTGGTCACCCATTGCCGGCCGGCGGACCCCATCGCCGCCGCCCGGTCCGGATTGCTCAGCAATTCGATGACTGCGCCAGCGACCTTGTCCACCCGGTCACCGTCGACCACTAACCCGGTTTTATTGTGCTGCACCGCTTCTGGGGCTCCGCCGGACTTACCGGCGATTACCGGCACGCCGCTGGCCGAAGCCTCCAGAAATACGATGCCCAACCCCTCGACATCCATTCCGGCGCCGCGGGTGCGGCATGGCATTGCGAAGACGTCGGCCAGCGCATGGTGCGCTGGCAATTCCTCGCCCGGAACACCGCCGGTGAAGACCACGTGGTCGGCCACCTCGCGGTCGCGGGCCAGCCGGCGCAGTGTCTCCAGGTAAGGCCCACCCCCGACGATCACCAGCGCGGCCCCGTCGACCTGCCGGCGGATCGACGGCAGCGCCTTGATCAACATGTCCTGACCCTTGCGCGGCACCAGCCGCGATAGGCACACCACGGTGGGCCGCTCGCCCAGCCCGTAGCGCTTACGCAATTCGGCCCGGCCGGCCGGGTCTGGCCGAAACCGGTCGGTGTCCACCCCGGGTGGCAAGTGTTCCAGCGAAGCGGACGGCCCGAAGGCGGGCGCGAAACGCGACCGGGTGTAGCGACTGACGAAGGTCACCACATCGGCTTCGTCCCCAATTCGGCGCAGCACCGACCGCGCGATTGGGAGCATCGACCAGCCCACCTCGTGACCGTGGGTGCTGGCCAGCACCCACGACGCACCGGCCTGGCGTGCCCGCGCAGCCAGCAACGCCAACGGCGCGGCGGCTCCAAACCAGACGGTGTCGATGTCGTGCTCGGCGATCAGCCGCCGCATGCGACTATCGACCGCCGGCACGGGCAGCATCAACGTCGTCGGGTGGCGCACCACCCGATAGCCGGCCGCACGAGCCGCTTCGTCATGGGCGTCAGCACCCTTCCACTGCGGCGCATACACCGTGACGGAATGTGAGCCGGCGTCGACCAGCCGACCGACAAACTCCCCCAGATACGACTGAATGCCGCCCCGTCTGGGCGGAAAGTCGTTAGTTACCAGTAGGACCCGACTCACCCGCGTCAATCTAGCCTGAGGACCATGCGCGGTCGTTCGGTGGTCCGCCGAGAAGGGCAATCAGCTCGCCCGGGTCAACCACCGCTGCCAGCGGGCAAGCAAGCCCGCGACGTCGGTGTTGAGCACCTCGCGCACCGCGCTGGCCATGCCCGAATGCGTTGCACCACAAGCGATCCGGTAGAACTCGCGCAGGGTGGTCGTGCCGTAGGTATCCGCAACGAATCGAGCAAACCACCACGCGCTGTCGTAGGCCACCAAACGCTGCGGACCGGGCGAGTCCAGGTCGGCGTCCGACGGCAGCGCGTCGGGTACTGTCCCTTCGGGCGGCGCGGCGGCGGGTCTTGCGACGAAATCGGCCACCCCCTCGGTCAGCCAACGTGGCGCATCCAATGCCGTGTCAGCGCGGGCCGCATAGTGAAAAAGCTCGTGAGTCACCACTATTCGCAGTGCACTCGGGCTCATGCCGACCGCCCCCGGCGCGAATACGATCCGTTGACCGACCACCGTGCGGCGGGCCGGATCGACGCGGTCCGCGACGGTTACCGCCGCGATATCGGCCCATTGCGATGCCAGGCCACCACCGGCCGCGGAC belongs to Mycobacterium basiliense and includes:
- a CDS encoding gluzincin family metallopeptidase; protein product: MAALLAANPPSDKSPSRSAASAADIGRSPLIMGDRTIRLVSLGGESADLLLSRVAANIGAAIHAVVAFWGGDWSREISVVAAGTDDQFRSAAGGGLASQWADIAAVTVADRVDPARRTVVGQRIVFAPGAVGMSPSALRIVVTHELFHYAARADTALDAPRWLTEGVADFVARPAAAPPEGTVPDALPSDADLDSPGPQRLVAYDSAWWFARFVADTYGTTTLREFYRIACGATHSGMASAVREVLNTDVAGLLARWQRWLTRAS
- a CDS encoding AMP-dependent synthetase/ligase: MRQYSVPARFSVDERDSVAAMVFEHERDDPDFVIYQRLIDGVWTDVTCAEAASQIRSAALGLIGLGVQAGDRVSIFSATRYEWAILDLAILAVGAVTVPIYETSSAEQVRWVLHNSEAVVAFAETDAHAGMIAELAGELPALRRVLHVNGSGPKALDQLAEEGAAVDPTELDARIAGLRAEHPATLIYTSGTTGRPKGCQLTHANLLYEIRGTQECLPTLLRPGQRLLVFLPLAHVLARALTLSAFASKVTVGFTSDIKNLLPMFAVFKPTVVVSVPRVFEKVYNTAEQNAANDGKGAIFKLAAQTAVDWSRALDSGRPGLLLRAKHALFDRLVYHKLRSALGGDCHAAVSGGAPLGARLGHFYRGVGLTIYEGYGLTETSAAITVSQIDALKIGTVGKLVPGNSLRIADDGELLVRGGVVFSGYWRNEQATDEAFFEGWFRTGDLGAVDDDGFLRITGRKKELIVTAGGKNVAPAVLEDQLRAHPLISQAMVVGDAKPFIGALITIDPEAFVGWKQRNSKADDATVGDLAEDPDLVAEVDAAVKNANLSVSHAESIRKFRILPVDFTEDTGELTPTMKVKRNVVAEKFATEIEAIYTRD
- the pimB gene encoding GDP-mannose-dependent alpha-(1-6)-phosphatidylinositol monomannoside mannosyltransferase, which gives rise to MSRVLLVTNDFPPRRGGIQSYLGEFVGRLVDAGSHSVTVYAPQWKGADAHDEAARAAGYRVVRHPTTLMLPVPAVDSRMRRLIAEHDIDTVWFGAAAPLALLAARARQAGASWVLASTHGHEVGWSMLPIARSVLRRIGDEADVVTFVSRYTRSRFAPAFGPSASLEHLPPGVDTDRFRPDPAGRAELRKRYGLGERPTVVCLSRLVPRKGQDMLIKALPSIRRQVDGAALVIVGGGPYLETLRRLARDREVADHVVFTGGVPGEELPAHHALADVFAMPCRTRGAGMDVEGLGIVFLEASASGVPVIAGKSGGAPEAVQHNKTGLVVDGDRVDKVAGAVIELLSNPDRAAAMGSAGRQWVTSEWRWDTLAARLADLLRG